A stretch of Usitatibacter palustris DNA encodes these proteins:
- the tkt gene encoding transketolase has translation MPDTPVLPASHADLVNAIRALAMDAVQAANSGHPGMPMGMAEISEVLWRKFLRHNPANPAWVDRDRFVLSNGHGSMLQYALLHLSGYDLPMEQIRAFRKLHSKTPGHPEHGLTPGVETTTGPLGQGLANAVGFALAEKLLAADFNRPGHAIVDHHTYVFVGDGCLMEGISHEACSLAGTLGLGKLIALYDDNGISIDGKVEGWFRDNTPMRFAAYGWNVIPNVDGHDPRALEAAIAEAREETSKPTLICCKTVIGKGSPSKAGTDAVHGAALGDKEVAATREAIGWKHAPFEIPKAVYEGWDARGKGATLEQEWNARFAAYEKAHPEAAKAFRERMSGKLPASWAGAVESLIAKANEKGETVATRKASQLAIEALAPHLPGFLGGSADLTGSNLTNWSGTKAITDKQAGNYVYFGVREFGMAAAGNGIALHGGFIPYSGTFLTFSDYSRNALRMASLMKLRNIFVFTHDSIGLGEDGPTHQSVEHVASLRLIPGMDVWRPCDTVETAVAWAMAIERHDGPSSLALSRQNSPFVKRSPEAIAAIRRGGYVISEASGTAKAIIIATGTEMQIALAAQKVLAESGIPVRVVSMPCTSLFDRQDAAWRASVLTKGVPRVSIEAGVTDFWRKYVGLEGAAVGVDRFGESAPAADVYKFLGVDTEHLVAAVRSVA, from the coding sequence ATGCCCGATACGCCTGTCCTACCCGCTTCGCACGCCGATCTCGTCAACGCCATTCGCGCTCTCGCGATGGATGCCGTGCAAGCGGCAAACTCCGGACATCCGGGAATGCCCATGGGCATGGCGGAAATTTCCGAGGTTCTCTGGCGCAAGTTCCTGCGCCACAACCCCGCGAATCCCGCGTGGGTCGATCGCGACCGCTTCGTGCTGTCGAACGGACACGGTTCGATGCTGCAGTACGCGTTGCTGCATCTTTCGGGCTACGACCTGCCGATGGAACAGATCCGCGCGTTCCGCAAGCTCCATTCGAAGACGCCGGGACATCCGGAACACGGTCTCACGCCGGGCGTGGAGACCACGACGGGCCCGTTGGGCCAGGGCCTGGCCAACGCCGTGGGTTTCGCGCTCGCCGAGAAGCTCCTCGCCGCGGACTTCAACCGTCCGGGCCACGCGATCGTCGACCATCACACCTACGTGTTCGTCGGCGACGGCTGCCTCATGGAAGGCATTTCGCACGAAGCGTGCTCGCTCGCGGGCACGCTGGGGCTCGGGAAGCTCATCGCGCTCTACGACGACAACGGCATCTCCATCGACGGCAAGGTCGAGGGCTGGTTCCGCGACAACACGCCGATGCGATTCGCCGCGTACGGCTGGAACGTCATTCCCAACGTCGACGGCCATGATCCGCGCGCGCTGGAAGCGGCGATCGCCGAGGCTCGCGAGGAGACCAGCAAGCCCACGCTCATCTGCTGCAAGACGGTGATCGGCAAGGGCTCGCCTTCGAAGGCGGGAACGGATGCCGTGCACGGCGCCGCACTCGGCGACAAGGAAGTCGCCGCGACGCGCGAAGCGATCGGCTGGAAGCACGCGCCCTTCGAGATTCCCAAGGCCGTGTACGAAGGCTGGGACGCGCGCGGCAAGGGCGCGACGCTCGAGCAGGAATGGAACGCCCGTTTCGCGGCTTACGAGAAGGCTCACCCGGAGGCCGCGAAGGCCTTCCGCGAGCGGATGTCGGGCAAGTTGCCTGCGAGCTGGGCTGGCGCCGTCGAGAGCCTCATCGCCAAGGCCAACGAGAAGGGCGAGACCGTCGCCACGCGCAAGGCGAGCCAGCTCGCCATCGAGGCGCTGGCACCGCACCTGCCCGGCTTCCTCGGAGGCTCCGCGGACCTCACGGGATCCAACCTCACCAATTGGTCAGGTACCAAGGCGATCACCGACAAGCAGGCGGGCAACTACGTCTACTTCGGCGTGCGCGAGTTCGGCATGGCCGCGGCCGGCAACGGCATCGCGCTGCATGGCGGCTTCATCCCCTACTCCGGCACGTTCCTCACGTTCTCCGACTACTCGCGCAATGCCCTGCGCATGGCGTCGTTGATGAAGCTGCGCAACATCTTCGTCTTCACGCACGACTCCATCGGCCTGGGCGAGGACGGCCCGACCCACCAATCGGTCGAGCACGTCGCGAGCCTGCGCCTCATTCCTGGAATGGACGTCTGGCGCCCCTGCGACACCGTCGAAACCGCGGTGGCCTGGGCGATGGCGATCGAACGCCACGATGGCCCGAGCTCGCTCGCGCTCTCGCGCCAGAACAGCCCGTTCGTGAAGCGCTCGCCCGAGGCGATCGCGGCGATCCGCCGTGGCGGCTACGTGATCTCCGAAGCTTCGGGAACGGCGAAGGCCATCATCATCGCCACCGGCACGGAAATGCAGATCGCTCTTGCGGCGCAGAAGGTGCTTGCGGAGAGCGGCATTCCCGTTCGCGTGGTCTCGATGCCCTGCACGAGCCTCTTCGACCGGCAGGATGCGGCCTGGCGCGCCTCGGTGCTGACCAAGGGCGTGCCGCGCGTCTCGATCGAAGCCGGCGTCACCGATTTCTGGCGCAAGTACGTGGGCCTCGAAGGGGCCGCCGTCGGCGTGGATCGCTTCGGCGAATCGGCGCCCGCCGCGGACGTCTACAAATTCCTGGGTGTGGACACCGAACACCTGGTTGCCGCGGTGCGCAGCGTTGCCTGA
- a CDS encoding DUF350 domain-containing protein, with protein sequence MRQVLDSFAGFDNFLVYLAISLVLLATFVALYVRITPHREFQLIREGNMAAAFSLSGAILGFIVPLSAAIRFSVNLADMAIWGLIALAVQIAAFVVVRVMVPTITDDIVAGKAAQGFFLGTLSLGVGMLNGACMSF encoded by the coding sequence ATGCGCCAGGTGCTCGACTCGTTCGCCGGCTTCGACAACTTCCTCGTGTACCTCGCGATCTCGCTGGTGCTGCTCGCCACGTTCGTCGCGCTGTACGTGCGCATCACGCCGCACCGCGAGTTCCAGCTCATCCGCGAGGGCAACATGGCCGCCGCCTTCAGCCTCTCGGGCGCGATCCTCGGCTTCATCGTGCCGCTCTCCGCGGCGATCCGCTTCAGCGTGAACCTCGCCGACATGGCGATCTGGGGGCTGATCGCGCTCGCCGTGCAGATCGCGGCATTCGTCGTGGTGCGCGTGATGGTCCCGACGATCACCGACGACATCGTCGCCGGCAAGGCCGCCCAGGGATTCTTCCTCGGCACGCTCTCGCTGGGCGTGGGGATGCTCAACGGCGCCTGCATGAGCTTCTAG
- the rpiA gene encoding ribose-5-phosphate isomerase RpiA, which produces MAAEAAIKYVEDDMMVGVGTGSTVNYFIAALGPWRARIRGAVASSEASAKLLRELKIPVAELNDTGGCDVYIDGADEATEHLALIKGGGGALTREKIVAAASRKFVCIADKSKLVPVLGKFPLPVEVIPMARSYIGRELVKLGGAPELRMGFTTDNGNLIIDVHNLAITDPAALESAINQLAGVVANGLFARRPADVLLLAGPEGVTTLNRA; this is translated from the coding sequence ATGGCCGCAGAAGCGGCGATCAAGTACGTCGAGGACGACATGATGGTGGGCGTGGGCACGGGCTCCACGGTCAACTACTTCATCGCCGCCCTGGGCCCGTGGCGCGCGCGCATCAGGGGCGCGGTGGCGAGCTCCGAGGCCAGCGCGAAACTCCTGCGCGAGCTGAAGATTCCGGTGGCCGAGCTCAACGACACCGGCGGCTGCGACGTCTACATCGACGGCGCGGACGAGGCGACCGAGCATCTCGCGCTCATCAAAGGCGGCGGCGGGGCGCTCACCCGCGAGAAGATCGTGGCCGCGGCGAGCCGCAAGTTCGTCTGCATCGCGGACAAATCGAAGCTCGTTCCCGTCCTCGGCAAGTTCCCGCTGCCCGTCGAGGTGATTCCGATGGCCCGCAGCTACATCGGCCGCGAGCTCGTGAAGCTGGGCGGCGCACCGGAGCTGCGCATGGGCTTCACGACCGACAACGGCAACCTCATCATCGACGTGCACAATCTGGCGATCACGGATCCGGCGGCGCTGGAATCCGCGATCAACCAGCTCGCGGGCGTGGTTGCCAACGGCCTGTTCGCGCGCCGCCCGGCCGACGTGCTCCTGCTGGCCGGCCCCGAGGGCGTGACGACCCTGAACCGCGCCTGA
- the argA gene encoding amino-acid N-acetyltransferase: MPKTPALKTEAFVKWFRAATPYIHQFGGGTFVIAFGGEVIAENEFQQLTHDINVLVSLEIRVVIVHGTRPQIDEQMRQHGVTPRFVNNRRVTDDRALACVKEANGIVRVEMEALMSMELANSPMWGADIRVSSGNFVTAKPVGVVDGVDFGHTGEVRKIDAEGIRRRLDDHEVVLLSPVGFSPTGDVFNCTLEDVATSAAIALKADKLIFLTETAGAQDAKGRLVSELTVKQAREMIAGNGLAEDVRIFLPWAVRACDAGVKRAHLISRHVDGALLIELFTSHGIGTMVVPESPERLRDAVGDDVPGIIQILEPLEQQGILVKREQHQLERDIGQFFVLESEGNILGCAALVPFPEDKTAELAALAVNPFYRDGGRGERMLAFAEQRARTSGFKTLFVLSTRTTHWFVERGFVEADLARLPERRRSHYNEDRRSKIFVKEL; encoded by the coding sequence GTGCCCAAGACCCCCGCGCTGAAGACCGAAGCCTTCGTCAAATGGTTTCGCGCCGCCACGCCCTACATCCACCAGTTCGGCGGAGGCACCTTCGTGATCGCGTTCGGTGGCGAGGTCATCGCCGAGAACGAGTTCCAGCAGCTCACGCACGACATCAACGTGCTCGTGAGCCTTGAGATCCGCGTGGTGATTGTCCACGGCACGCGCCCGCAGATCGACGAGCAGATGCGCCAGCACGGCGTGACGCCGCGCTTCGTGAACAACCGGCGCGTGACCGACGACCGGGCGCTCGCCTGCGTGAAGGAAGCCAACGGCATCGTGCGCGTGGAGATGGAAGCGCTGATGTCGATGGAGCTCGCGAACTCGCCGATGTGGGGCGCGGACATCCGCGTTTCTTCCGGCAACTTCGTGACCGCCAAGCCCGTGGGTGTGGTCGACGGCGTGGACTTCGGCCACACGGGCGAGGTTCGCAAGATCGATGCCGAGGGCATCCGCCGCCGCCTCGACGACCATGAGGTCGTGCTGCTTTCGCCCGTGGGCTTCTCGCCGACCGGTGACGTCTTCAACTGCACGCTCGAGGACGTCGCCACCTCCGCCGCGATCGCGCTGAAGGCCGACAAGCTGATCTTCCTCACCGAGACCGCGGGCGCGCAGGATGCGAAGGGCCGCCTCGTGTCCGAGCTCACCGTGAAGCAGGCGCGCGAGATGATCGCCGGCAATGGGCTCGCCGAGGACGTGCGCATCTTCCTGCCGTGGGCCGTGCGTGCCTGCGATGCCGGCGTGAAACGAGCGCACCTCATCAGCCGCCACGTCGACGGCGCGTTGCTGATCGAGCTCTTCACGAGCCACGGTATCGGCACGATGGTGGTGCCCGAATCTCCCGAGCGCCTGCGCGATGCCGTCGGCGACGACGTGCCCGGAATCATCCAGATCCTCGAGCCGCTCGAGCAGCAGGGCATCCTCGTGAAGCGCGAGCAGCACCAGCTCGAGCGCGACATCGGCCAGTTCTTCGTGCTCGAATCCGAGGGCAACATCCTCGGGTGCGCGGCCCTCGTCCCGTTTCCCGAGGACAAGACCGCGGAGCTTGCCGCGCTGGCCGTGAATCCTTTCTATCGCGATGGCGGGCGCGGCGAGCGCATGCTCGCGTTCGCCGAACAACGCGCTCGCACCTCGGGCTTCAAGACGCTGTTCGTGCTCTCCACGCGCACGACGCACTGGTTCGTCGAGCGCGGGTTCGTCGAGGCCGACCTCGCGCGCCTGCCCGAGCGCCGTCGTTCCCACTACAATGAGGATCGTCGTTCGAAGATCTTCGTGAAGGAGTTGTAG
- the ilvA gene encoding threonine ammonia-lyase, biosynthetic — protein MKDDYLKKILAARVYDVAIESPLEPAPAISRRIGNHVLLKREDKQAVFSFKLRGAYNKMAHLSPARLAKGVICASAGNHAQGVALAAQKLGVRATIVMPVTTPRIKVTAVSARGAKVELKGDSYYEANVHARKLARRHGMTFVHPYDDPLVIAGQGTIGMEILRQHAQPIDAIFVPVGGGGLIAGIASYVKRVSPRTKVIGVEPTDSNAMQASLKAGRRVTLPHVNLFADGVAVRQVGKETFRIARELVDEMVLVDTDEICAAIKDIFEDTRTVVEPSGALALAGIKRWTARRRAKGRTLVAVACGANMNFDRLRFVAERAELGEHREAVLAVTIPEKPGSFRALCAQLGKRNVTEFNYRYADKRAAHVFLGVSVSGREETERLIAGLQQKGMKAVDLSDNEMAKLHVRHLVGGLAPEGGDEMLYRFEFPDRPGALMNFLTHMGSGWNISLFHYRNHGADVGRVLVGLQVPEGERGAFRRFLRELGYDYTDETRNPAYRMFLG, from the coding sequence ATGAAGGACGACTACCTGAAGAAGATCCTCGCCGCGCGCGTCTACGACGTGGCGATCGAAAGCCCCCTCGAACCCGCACCCGCGATCTCGCGCCGCATCGGCAACCACGTGCTGCTCAAGCGCGAGGACAAGCAGGCGGTGTTCTCGTTCAAGCTGCGCGGCGCGTACAACAAGATGGCGCACCTGAGCCCGGCCCGCTTGGCGAAGGGAGTCATCTGCGCGAGCGCCGGCAACCACGCGCAGGGCGTGGCGCTCGCGGCACAGAAGCTGGGCGTGCGCGCGACGATCGTGATGCCCGTCACGACGCCGCGAATCAAGGTCACCGCGGTCTCGGCGCGAGGCGCGAAGGTGGAGCTCAAGGGCGACAGCTACTACGAGGCGAACGTGCATGCGCGCAAGCTGGCCCGCCGCCATGGCATGACGTTCGTGCATCCCTACGACGACCCGCTGGTCATCGCGGGCCAGGGCACGATCGGCATGGAGATCCTGCGGCAACACGCGCAACCCATCGATGCCATCTTCGTCCCGGTGGGCGGCGGCGGCCTCATCGCCGGCATCGCCTCATACGTGAAGCGCGTTTCGCCCCGCACCAAGGTGATCGGCGTCGAGCCGACTGATTCGAATGCAATGCAGGCCTCGCTCAAGGCGGGCCGGCGCGTGACGCTGCCGCACGTGAACCTCTTCGCCGACGGCGTCGCGGTGCGCCAGGTGGGCAAGGAAACATTCCGGATCGCCCGCGAGCTGGTCGACGAGATGGTGCTGGTCGACACCGACGAGATCTGCGCGGCGATCAAGGACATCTTCGAGGACACGCGCACGGTCGTCGAGCCCTCGGGCGCGCTCGCGCTCGCCGGCATCAAGCGCTGGACCGCGCGTCGCCGCGCCAAGGGCCGCACGCTGGTGGCGGTCGCCTGCGGCGCGAACATGAATTTCGACCGGCTGCGCTTCGTGGCCGAACGCGCGGAGCTCGGCGAACACCGCGAGGCCGTGCTGGCCGTCACCATCCCCGAGAAGCCCGGCAGCTTCCGGGCGCTGTGCGCCCAGCTGGGCAAGCGCAACGTGACCGAGTTCAACTACAGGTATGCCGACAAGCGCGCGGCGCACGTTTTCCTGGGCGTTTCCGTTTCGGGCCGCGAAGAGACCGAGCGGCTGATCGCCGGGCTGCAACAGAAGGGAATGAAGGCCGTGGATCTCTCGGACAACGAGATGGCGAAGCTCCACGTGCGCCACCTCGTGGGCGGCCTCGCGCCCGAGGGGGGCGACGAGATGCTCTACCGCTTTGAATTTCCCGACCGTCCCGGCGCGCTGATGAATTTCCTCACCCACATGGGCTCGGGCTGGAACATTTCCCTGTTCCATTACCGCAACCACGGCGCGGATGTGGGGCGCGTGCTCGTGGGCCTCCAGGTGCCGGAGGGCGA
- the speD gene encoding adenosylmethionine decarboxylase translates to MKGLHIIADLYGCRNSEMLTSSGKLREACVAACKDVGLTVLGDHFYQFDGLDATQLGGATGAVVFAESHLAIHTWPERSGATLDVYVCNVTSDNSAKAEKLYSVLSAHLQPSDSLVERVWRGRDLPVKKKRLAAVK, encoded by the coding sequence GTGAAGGGACTGCACATCATCGCCGACCTGTACGGCTGCCGGAACAGCGAAATGCTGACCTCGTCCGGAAAATTGCGCGAAGCCTGCGTGGCTGCGTGCAAGGACGTAGGTCTCACGGTCCTCGGGGACCACTTCTACCAATTCGACGGTCTCGACGCCACGCAGCTTGGTGGCGCGACGGGCGCTGTCGTGTTCGCGGAATCGCATCTCGCGATCCATACCTGGCCCGAACGCAGTGGCGCGACGCTCGATGTGTACGTTTGCAACGTCACTTCCGACAACAGCGCCAAGGCGGAGAAGCTCTATTCCGTCCTCTCCGCGCACCTGCAACCGTCCGACTCGCTCGTCGAGCGTGTCTGGCGCGGGCGCGACCTGCCGGTGAAGAAGAAGCGGCTCGCCGCGGTCAAGTGA
- the phoU gene encoding phosphate signaling complex protein PhoU — MVLNTQEHTSKRYDAELETVRSRVLQMGGLVESQISSAINALSTGNVQLADQVIADDDRVNALEVQIDEDCSHIIARRQPAAQDLRMVIMVIKMITDLERIGDEAEKIARMTKLIYSSERLTLPRFTEVKIAAGYAIDMLKKSLDAFARIDLAAAASVVRQDRLLDDQFRGILRQLITFMMEDARTISTSIEILFVAKALERIGDHAKNMAEYVVYLVKGKDVRHVTEEEFEREASSD, encoded by the coding sequence ATGGTCCTCAATACCCAGGAACACACCTCGAAGCGCTACGACGCGGAGCTCGAGACCGTCCGGTCACGCGTGCTGCAGATGGGCGGATTGGTCGAGAGCCAGATCTCGAGCGCCATCAACGCACTGTCGACCGGCAACGTCCAGCTCGCCGACCAGGTGATCGCCGACGACGACCGCGTGAACGCGCTCGAAGTGCAGATCGACGAGGATTGTTCGCACATCATCGCGCGCCGCCAGCCCGCGGCGCAGGACCTGCGCATGGTCATCATGGTGATCAAGATGATCACGGACCTCGAGCGCATCGGCGACGAGGCCGAGAAGATCGCCCGAATGACGAAGCTCATCTATTCCTCGGAGCGCCTGACGCTGCCGCGCTTCACCGAGGTGAAGATCGCCGCCGGCTACGCGATCGACATGCTGAAGAAATCGCTCGACGCCTTCGCGCGCATCGACCTCGCGGCCGCCGCCTCGGTCGTGCGCCAGGATCGCCTGCTCGACGACCAGTTCCGCGGCATCCTGCGCCAGCTGATCACCTTCATGATGGAAGACGCGCGCACCATCTCGACCTCCATCGAGATCCTGTTCGTCGCGAAGGCGCTGGAGCGAATCGGTGACCACGCGAAGAACATGGCCGAGTACGTCGTCTACCTCGTGAAAGGCAAGGACGTCCGCCACGTCACCGAGGAAGAGTTCGAGAGGGAGGCGTCGTCAGATTGA
- a CDS encoding 16S rRNA (uracil(1498)-N(3))-methyltransferase, with amino-acid sequence MPNARIYCGDLRLGPGAQFALAPDAANHVGKALRLKVGDTITVFDGRGGEYDAVILRIDRDRVDVKTGAFRDVEREARVAVGLVQGLPEADKMDWIIQKSVELGVSWIQPIVCDRSVVRLSGERATRREQHWQRVAIAACEQCGRNRIAEVRPTLGYLNWIAQPSTLKRWLLSPEAPLVSAQPAPEGELELLVGPEGGFSERELDLAGSRGFLGVGLGPRILRTETAPLAALATIQALWGDFSR; translated from the coding sequence TTGCCTAACGCACGCATCTACTGCGGCGACTTGCGCCTCGGGCCCGGCGCCCAGTTCGCGCTCGCGCCCGACGCCGCCAACCACGTGGGCAAGGCGCTGCGCCTGAAGGTCGGCGACACGATCACGGTCTTCGACGGGCGCGGCGGCGAGTACGACGCCGTGATCCTGCGCATCGACCGCGACCGCGTCGACGTGAAGACCGGCGCATTTCGTGACGTCGAACGCGAGGCCCGCGTGGCCGTCGGCCTCGTCCAGGGCCTGCCCGAAGCCGACAAGATGGACTGGATCATCCAGAAGTCCGTGGAGCTGGGCGTGTCGTGGATCCAGCCGATCGTCTGCGACCGCAGCGTCGTGCGCCTTTCGGGCGAGCGCGCGACGCGCCGCGAGCAGCACTGGCAGCGCGTGGCGATCGCGGCATGCGAACAGTGCGGCCGCAACCGCATTGCCGAGGTCCGCCCGACGCTGGGCTACCTCAACTGGATCGCGCAGCCTTCCACGCTCAAACGATGGCTGCTGTCGCCCGAGGCGCCGCTGGTTTCCGCGCAGCCCGCGCCCGAAGGCGAGCTGGAGCTGCTCGTGGGTCCCGAGGGCGGTTTCTCGGAGCGCGAGCTCGACCTCGCCGGCTCGCGGGGCTTCCTGGGCGTGGGCCTCGGACCGCGGATCCTGCGAACCGAAACGGCGCCGCTCGCGGCCCTCGCGACGATCCAGGCCCTGTGGGGCGACTTCTCCCGTTAG
- a CDS encoding glutathionylspermidine synthase family protein translates to MKREERVPRPDWPQKVEALGFHFHSMDGVYWDERACYRFTAAQVDRLELATAELQTRCIEAAGRVIESGDFGRFHIPEPFHKLIRDSWDDDEKSLFGRFDLSWDGNGDPKMLEYNADTPTALLEASVVQWYWLQDSFPKADQFNSIHEKLVDRWKELSADVPGHKRVHFTCVADSPEDQGNVDYLRDTAIQAGLDAKAIDIADIGWNGKRFTDLDERNIDVLFKLYPWEWLVAEEFGNHLLARTTRVIEPAWKMVLSNKAILPVLWEMFPDHPNLLAASFDSGRFATDFVKKPLYSREGANVSIRSGERLIEAPGEYGAEGFIWQAFHELPRFGENYTVIGSWIIGEEPAGIGIREDTSPITRNSSRFVPHYFV, encoded by the coding sequence ATGAAGCGCGAAGAACGCGTCCCGCGCCCCGACTGGCCGCAGAAGGTCGAGGCGCTTGGCTTTCACTTCCACAGCATGGACGGCGTCTATTGGGACGAGCGCGCCTGCTACCGGTTCACGGCCGCGCAGGTCGACCGGCTTGAGCTCGCGACCGCGGAGCTCCAGACGCGCTGCATCGAGGCCGCCGGCCGCGTGATCGAATCGGGCGACTTCGGGCGCTTCCACATTCCCGAGCCCTTCCACAAGCTTATCCGCGACTCGTGGGACGACGACGAGAAATCGCTTTTCGGGCGCTTCGATCTTTCGTGGGATGGGAACGGCGATCCCAAGATGCTCGAGTACAACGCCGATACGCCTACGGCGCTGCTCGAGGCGAGCGTGGTGCAGTGGTACTGGCTGCAGGACAGTTTCCCGAAGGCCGACCAGTTCAACTCGATCCACGAGAAGCTGGTGGATCGCTGGAAGGAACTCTCGGCGGACGTCCCGGGCCACAAGCGCGTGCACTTCACGTGCGTGGCCGACAGCCCCGAGGACCAGGGCAACGTCGACTACCTGCGCGACACCGCGATCCAGGCCGGGCTCGACGCCAAGGCGATCGACATCGCCGACATCGGCTGGAACGGCAAGCGCTTCACCGACCTCGACGAACGCAACATCGACGTCCTCTTCAAGCTCTATCCGTGGGAGTGGCTGGTCGCGGAGGAGTTCGGCAACCACCTGCTCGCGCGTACCACGCGCGTCATCGAACCCGCGTGGAAGATGGTGCTTTCCAACAAGGCGATCCTCCCCGTGCTGTGGGAGATGTTTCCGGATCATCCGAACCTGCTTGCCGCGAGCTTCGATTCCGGACGCTTCGCGACCGACTTCGTGAAGAAGCCGTTGTATTCGCGCGAGGGCGCGAACGTCTCCATCCGTTCCGGCGAGCGCCTGATCGAAGCGCCCGGCGAGTACGGGGCCGAGGGCTTCATCTGGCAGGCGTTCCATGAACTGCCGCGCTTCGGCGAAAATTACACGGTGATCGGCTCGTGGATCATCGGCGAGGAGCCCGCGGGCATCGGCATCCGCGAGGACACGTCTCCCATCACCAGGAATTCCAGCCGCTTCGTTCCCCACTACTTCGTCTGA
- a CDS encoding GNAT family N-acetyltransferase: protein MPDVTTLAVRVATAEDAAQISHVHRESWRTTYAGILPVEVIAREAGRKTELAWRQWLERDEGFCKTFVVELPGEGIVGFAFCGDAREPIHHLEAEIYALYVLQSHQRRGVGSALVRECARHFVRHGLFGFYLWVLKANRARLFYSALGGEVVAEASDTLAGHPFAKEAYGWQDLTALVG, encoded by the coding sequence TTGCCTGACGTCACCACACTCGCCGTTCGCGTCGCCACCGCCGAGGATGCGGCGCAGATCTCGCACGTGCATCGCGAGAGCTGGCGCACGACCTACGCGGGCATCCTCCCGGTCGAAGTCATCGCGCGCGAAGCCGGACGCAAGACGGAGCTCGCGTGGCGCCAGTGGCTCGAGCGCGACGAGGGTTTCTGCAAGACGTTCGTGGTGGAGCTTCCCGGCGAGGGGATCGTCGGCTTCGCCTTCTGCGGCGACGCCCGCGAACCGATCCACCACCTCGAGGCCGAGATCTACGCGCTCTACGTCCTCCAGTCGCACCAGCGCCGCGGCGTGGGCTCGGCCCTCGTGCGCGAATGCGCGCGCCACTTCGTGCGCCACGGCCTTTTCGGGTTCTACCTCTGGGTGCTGAAGGCCAACCGCGCCCGGCTCTTCTACTCGGCCCTGGGCGGCGAAGTCGTCGCCGAAGCGAGCGACACGCTCGCCGGCCACCCGTTCGCCAAGGAGGCGTACGGCTGGCAGGACCTCACCGCGCTCGTCGGATAA
- a CDS encoding oxidative damage protection protein — translation MARMVQCVKLKKEAEGLDAPPYPGELGKQIYEQVSKEAWKMWVEHQKMLVNENRLSGADPRAREYLREQMRRYFFGEGADVASGYVPKA, via the coding sequence ATGGCGCGGATGGTGCAGTGCGTGAAGCTGAAGAAGGAGGCCGAGGGCCTCGATGCCCCGCCGTATCCCGGCGAGCTCGGCAAGCAGATCTACGAACAGGTTTCCAAAGAGGCCTGGAAGATGTGGGTCGAGCACCAGAAGATGCTGGTGAACGAAAACCGCCTCTCGGGCGCCGACCCGCGAGCCCGCGAGTACCTGCGCGAGCAGATGCGCCGCTACTTCTTCGGCGAAGGCGCCGACGTCGCCTCGGGATACGTTCCGAAGGCCTGA
- the speE gene encoding polyamine aminopropyltransferase — protein sequence MADKIFEKLNETSGVYFEGTLVERRQTPFQLLEVYDTPDLGRIFRLDGFNMTSEKDEFFYHENLIHPTTVAHPDPKRALVIGGGDGGSCEELLKHSTLEVAHLAELDPDVIEIAKAQFGKVHRGVFDNPKLKLTVGDGLAYLKATPVRYDVISMDLTDPVGPSVELYSPATFALARGAMAPGGALTLHIGSPFSHPARVRETLGNLRQVFRRVTPYFVHIPIYGSIWGFACASDTLDPREVPGAEIDRRIKARGITDLQYYNGDVHGAVFALPNYVRQLVA from the coding sequence ATGGCTGACAAGATCTTCGAGAAGCTCAACGAGACCTCGGGCGTCTACTTCGAGGGCACGCTCGTCGAGCGCCGGCAGACGCCGTTCCAGCTGCTCGAGGTGTACGACACGCCCGATCTGGGCCGCATCTTCCGGCTCGACGGCTTCAACATGACCTCCGAGAAGGATGAGTTCTTCTATCACGAGAACCTCATCCATCCGACGACGGTCGCGCATCCGGATCCGAAGCGCGCGTTGGTGATCGGCGGGGGCGACGGCGGTTCGTGCGAGGAGCTGCTCAAGCACTCGACGCTGGAAGTTGCGCACCTCGCCGAGCTCGATCCGGACGTGATCGAGATCGCGAAGGCGCAGTTCGGCAAGGTCCACCGCGGCGTCTTCGACAATCCGAAGCTCAAGCTCACGGTGGGCGACGGGCTCGCGTACCTGAAGGCCACGCCCGTGCGCTACGACGTGATCTCGATGGACCTCACCGATCCGGTGGGCCCCTCGGTCGAGCTCTACTCGCCGGCCACGTTCGCGCTCGCGCGCGGCGCGATGGCGCCTGGCGGCGCGCTCACGCTGCATATCGGCTCGCCGTTCTCGCACCCGGCGCGCGTGCGCGAGACGCTCGGCAACCTGCGCCAGGTCTTTCGCCGGGTGACGCCGTATTTCGTGCACATTCCCATCTACGGCTCGATCTGGGGTTTTGCCTGCGCTTCGGATACGCTCGATCCGCGCGAGGTGCCCGGCGCCGAGATCGACCGGCGCATCAAGGCGCGCGGGATCACCGATTTGCAGTACTACAACGGCGATGTCCACGGGGCGGTGTTCGCGCTGCCCAACTACGTGAGGCAACTCGTCGCCTGA